In SAR202 cluster bacterium, the genomic stretch TTGGCAAGACTCTTCTTGCGCCGTTCTATGTTCGCCTGCGAGATGTCGTCGAGGAACCTGAACAGTATGAAGATATTGGGGAACTCTTCTTTGTACATAATGAAGCTCGTCTCGAAGTGATCGTCATCGAGGTAGTTTGAGCGGTACCTGAATTCGACTCCGGAGATGTCTACCTGCAGCCTTCCCTAGACGCGTTTGCCATTCTTGTGCTGCACCGTCACGTGGTAGTTCCTGAAATCGGACAGGCAAGGGTCCTTCTTCCTTCGGGAGAAGAAGACGCCCAGGAGGCTCGAGGCCACAATCGCGACAAGCGTCCATATCAGTACCGTGCTCGACATATATCCTGAACCCTAGTGAGTGAAGTGGCGCACTCCAGTCAATACCATTGCAACGCCAAGACGGTTCGCGGTATCGATCATATCCTGATCGAGCTTGGAGCCGCCAGCCTGAGATATAGCGACAATACCGCCCTGGTGGGCAAGCTCCACGTTATCGACGTTAGGCAGGAATGCGTCCGACGCCATCACGCTGCCCTTCGCCTTTGCGCCGGAGCTGCGCAGCGCCAGGTGGATGCTCGTCACCCGGTTAGGCTGGCCCGCGCCCATGCCGACCATCGTCCTCTCCTTCGCTAGCACCACGGCGTTGGACTTGATGTGCGGGAGTACCTTCGTGGCGAAGTGGAGGTCGGAGATCTGTTCGGCCGTCGGCCTGACGTTGGTGACGACCTTCCAGGTGGAGAAGTCCTCTTCCTTGTTGTCCGCGGTCTGGAGAAGGGCGCCGCCCGATACGAGGCGCACTTCCAGGTCGTTCAGTGACCCCGTGGAGCGCTGCACTTTGAGAACGCGGGTGTCCTTGTTGCGCTTGCGGAAGATCGCCAGCGCCTCCGGCTCATAGTCCGGCGCGACGATGATGTGGTACAGCACGCCCTTCATGGCAGCCGCGGTTTCCGTCGTTACCGCAGTGTTGAAGCCCACAATGCCGCCGTAGGCGGAAATCGGGTCGCCCGCGAGGGCGTTGCGGTACGCCTGCGCCTGGTCGGCGTGGATTGCCACGCCGCAAGGGTTGGTGTGCTTGACTATGCAGACGGC encodes the following:
- a CDS encoding LPXTG cell wall anchor domain-containing protein — its product is MSSTVLIWTLVAIVASSLLGVFFSRRKKDPCLSDFRNYHVTVQHKNGKRV